In one Macaca nemestrina isolate mMacNem1 chromosome 2, mMacNem.hap1, whole genome shotgun sequence genomic region, the following are encoded:
- the IHO1 gene encoding interactor of HORMAD1 protein 1 isoform X10, whose translation MSKGRRSWMFQMKKSEFALPLPFCSIWTFARLNDAHPHSETLYNFVSNVRESIHRLQTSVEKSEEHLSSRSQSILDSLETVAKTCECLMFEVSAEGTVQETVQAQNDLVFEAVQDKGNMEQAILEMKKRSEARQAEFIEMKSNLKHLEVLVAQQSQEFQQLCDQLGQLNVPSVLAELKRLISVPPVPGHVKDSASQTSPPLAQSLNLTGQEKYTFEKPVLWQAQALPAAWNPGMGSLQPGEFGVWGEGAKNDALQEEAALPAFGSHERNRHVKDKAVQTNCKNWAVTKTDAKNCGSSIQGHKIPSDRDLVSQGASELTSLEINNFSTSIKNACQKYQAQSMFLCDPREHLVTKQKDGTEEMQGKDKKQQPRKAHRAHRGRLLARKQKQIPNQTSKFNSKYQSPQPAISVPQRPFLGQQEPHAQPLHLQYPRSPRKPVFPILGRTVMPNKTARAVQGRLLQFSRCSSQDNRLLSSSSQGDHQMSWFSDLNLGCSETPLCKEAGKNLLYDLGFDSSDDDGF comes from the exons atgtccaagggcaggagaagttGGATGTTCCAGATGAAGAAGAGTGAATTTGCActtcctttgcctttttgttctatttggacCTTCGCAAGATTGAATGATGCCCACCCACACAG TGAGACTCTATACAACTTTGTTTCTAATGTTAGAGAAAGCATTCACAGG TTGCAGACGTCTGTGGAAAAGTCTGAGGAACATCTCAGTTCAAGAAGCCAATCTATTTTGGATTCTTTGGAGACTGTGGCCAAGACATGTGAGTGCCTCATGTTTGAGGTATCAGCAGAGGGCACTG TACAAGAGACTGTGCAGGCCCAGAATGACCTGGTGTTTGAGGCAGTCCAGGACAAAGGCAACATGGAGCAGGCCATCCTGGAGATGAAGAAAAGATCTGAAGCT AGACAAGCAGAGTTTATAGAAATGAAGTCCAACCTGAAGCACCTTGAAGTTTTAGTTGCTCAACAGAGTCAGGAATTCCAGCAGCTGTGTGACCAGCTAGGCCAGCTGAATGTGCCCAGTGTCCTAGCAGAGCTGAAGAGATTGATCTCAGTGCCTCCAGTACCTGGGCATGTAAAAGACAGCGCTTCTCAGACGTCGCCACCTTTGGCCCAGAGCCTCAATCTCACCGGGCAGGAAAAATACACCTTTGAGAAGCCAGTTTTATGGCAGGCCCAGGCCCTCCCTGCTGCATGGAATCCTGGTATGGGTTCCCTACAGCCTGGAGAATTTGGTGTCTGGGGTGAAGGAGCAAAGAATGATGCTCTCCAAGAAGAGGCTGCACTGCCAGCATTTGGGTCCCATGAAAGAAATAGGCATGTAAAGGACAAGGCAGTGCAGACTAACTGCAAGAACTGGGCTGTTACTAAAACAGATGCCAAGAACTGTGGTTCCAGCATCCAAGGCCATAAGATTCCTAGTGACAGGGACCTGGTTTCCCAAGGAGCCTCAGAGCTCACATCACTGGAGATAAACAACTTTTCAACCAGCATTAAGAATGCCTGCCAAAAATATCAAGCCCAAAGTATGTTTTTGTGTGACCCACGTGAACATTTGGTGACTAAACAGAAAGATGGGACTGAAGAAATGCAGGGGAAAGACAAGAAGCAGCAGCCCAGGAAGGCCCACAGGGCCCACAGAGGCAGGCTCCTAGCCAGGAAGCAGAAACAAATCCCAAACCAGACCTCTAAATTCAATTCCAAATATCAGAGTCCTCAGCCTGCAATTTCTGTCCCACAAAGGCCCTTCCTGGGGCAGCAGGAACCCCATGCTCAGCCTCTGCATCTGCAGTATCCCAGGAGCCCCAGAAAACCAGTCTTCCCTATTCTGGGAAGAACAGTCATGCCCAATAAGACAGCAAGGGCAGTGCAGGGAAGACTCTTGCAGTTCAGCAGATGCTCTTCCCAAGACAACAGGCTACTTTCCAGCAGTTCCCAGGGGGACCACCAGATGAGCTGGTTCAGTGACCTCAATCTTGGATGTTCAGAGACCCCTCTATGCAAGGAGGCAGGAAAGAATTTGCTCTATGACCTGGGTTTTGATAGCAGTGATGATGATGGCTTCTGA